A region from the Medicago truncatula cultivar Jemalong A17 chromosome 6, MtrunA17r5.0-ANR, whole genome shotgun sequence genome encodes:
- the LOC11427611 gene encoding uncharacterized protein isoform X1, with protein MGKEWYGVRKSSKRSVIVEGNETTPSPPSGCMCAFFQFFDFHPFHFPNTINHQQEITSSSCISKEHTLGAGSRTNFLQVEKRNSQPSDFSGERLSKEHTTTTSVSKGAEAPRNSLKSEDSIVSASLSKEENLKIPKNIQIKTKRSNGGNLTDLSSEISTSPGTKTPTLVARLMGLDLLPNPNSPSFSSPLSTPNSQGKNNIIQHLHQVRTKQQQFQTKARNSIDSSEITRMSSSRKTEFDHHRLSLQINKENNIGGEDFELPRFSFSKRKIDENSYKSSNHYAKQIVKQVKESVVSRKVGQDITNTLKSNQVIGIQQNSNEPDYLPRKDQLLTREEVLGQLRIKRCPKTTSLKDSNPISSCSPRIRFIENKHKPNTTTDQNTKPKAYTLKEEQESSDKKLVSKCKKDANEKFSSRFKRLPKTSDINISSTSNSRANDIRSNTKSKRISNVLSIGTESSYLANKIPLKQSQVSETQDSKLCPQLSSCSRQRYKQEGTVTLSNQEPSTKVIEDKFNGATTLETNQPEFQYITEILNKHGTITTTKNVSFNKWFSSTHLLDPSIFHHLEQSTNDNIIIKNQLCHRWNRKLLFDLVDEVLIEILKPNGGEKRLYFLDGFCDQWTITELTERVLKRVVEFPCAKCEVLDDIDNLIEGEDMEKLIKVEDEEEREGLVMEIQGNILDTLVHETILIFQIMGTI; from the exons ATGGGTAAGGAATGGTATGGAGTTAGAAAATCTTCCAAAAGAAGTGTTATAGTTGAAGGAAATGAAACTACACCATCACCACCTAGTGGTTGCATGTGTgctttttttcaattctttgattttcaTCCTTTTCACTTTCCTAACACAATAAATCATCAACAAGAAATCACATCTTCTTCTTGCATCTCTAAAGAACACACTCTCGGTGCTGGGTCTCGAACCAACTTTCTTCAGGTTGAAAAGAGAAACTCTCAACCAAGTGACTTCTCGGGAGAGAGGCTCTCAAAAGAACACACTACTACTACTAGTGTGTCAAAAG GTGCTGAAGCTCCTAGGAATAGCTTGAAATCTGAGGATAGCATAGTTTCAGCTTCTctttcaaaagaagaaaatttaaaaattcca aagaatatacaaatcaaaacaaaaaggaGCAATGGTGGAAATTTGACTGATTTGTCCTCAGAAATTAGCACTTCACCAGGAACAAAAACACCAACTTTGGTTGCAAGATTAATGGGTTTGGATCTTCTTCCAAATCCAAACTCACCCTCTTTTTCTTCACCTCTTTCAACACCAAATTCACAAGGGAAGAACAACATTATTCAACATCTTCACCAAGTTAGAACAAAGCAACAACAATTTCAAACCAAAGCAAGAAATAGCATTGATAGTAGTGAAATTACAAGAATGTCCTCATCTAGGAAAACAGAATTTGATCATCATAGACTCTCTCTTCAAATCAACAAAGAGAATAATATTGGTGGTGAGGATTTTGAGCTACCtagattttcattttcaaagagGAAAATTGATGAGAATAGTTACAAAAGTTCAAATCACTATGCTAAGCAAATTGTGAAACAAGTTAAGGAAAGTGTTGTGAGTAGAAAAGTTGGTCAAGACATTACCAACACTCTCAAAAGCAATCAG GTAATCGGTATTCAACAAAACTCCAACGAACCAGATTATTTACCAAGAAAAGATCAATTACTAACAAGAGAAGAAGTTTTAGGACAATTAAGAATCAAGAGATGTCCTAAAACAACATCATTGAAAGATTCAAATCCTATATCATCATGTTCACCAAGGATTAGATTCATTGAAAACAAACACAAGCCAAACACAACAACAgatcaaaatacaaaaccaaaGGCTTATACATTGAAAGAAGAGCAAGAATCAAGTGACAAGAAATTAGTGTCAAAATGTAAGAAAGATGCCAATGAAAAGTTTAGTTCAAGATTCAAAAGGCTTCCAAAGACATCAGATATAAACATTAGTTCAACATCAAATTCTAGAGCAAACGACATCAGAAGTAATACAAAAAGCAAGAGAATTTCAAATGTCCTCTCTATTGGGACAGAGTCTTCTTATCTGGCTAACAAAATTCCTCTCAAACAG tCACAGGTATCTGAAACTCAAGACTCCAAACTCTGCCCACAGTTATCTAGTTGTTCGAGACAAAGGTACAAACAAGAAGGAACGGTCACACTCTCCAATCAAGAACCAAGCACCAAAGTAATAGAAGACAAATTTAACGGTGCCACAACCCTAGAAACTAACCAACCAGAATTTCAGTACATCACTGAAATCTTAAACAAACATGGcacaatcacaacaacaaaaaatgtgtcttttaacaaatggTTCTCTTCAACACACCTACTTGACCCATCAATCTTCCACCACCTTGAACAAAGTACTAATGataatattatcataaaaaaccAACTTTGTCACCGTTGGAATCGAaaattgttgtttgatttggtCGATGAGGTTTTAATCGAGATTTTGAAGCCAAATGGTGGCGAAAAAAGGTTATATTTTTTGGATGGGTTTTGCGACCAGTGGACAATTACAGAGCTAAcagagagagtgttgaaaagagttGTAGAGTTTCCGTGTGCGAAGTGTGAAGTTTTGGATGACATTGATAATTTGATTGAAGGAGAAGACATGGAGAAATTGATcaaggttgaagatgaagaagaaagagaaggaTTGGTGATGGAGATTCAAGGGAACATATTAGACACATTGGTGCAtgaaactattttgatatttcaaattatgggtacaatttag
- the LOC11427611 gene encoding uncharacterized protein isoform X3, whose amino-acid sequence MGKEWYGVRKSSKRSVIVEGNETTPSPPSGCMCAFFQFFDFHPFHFPNTINHQQEITSSSCISKEHTLGAGSRTNFLQVEKRNSQPSDFSGERLSKEHTTTTSVSKGAEAPRNSLKSEDSIVSASLSKEENLKIPKNIQIKTKRSNGGNLTDLSSEISTSPGTKTPTLVARLMGLDLLPNPNSPSFSSPLSTPNSQGKNNIIQHLHQVRTKQQQFQTKARNSIDSSEITRMSSSRKTEFDHHRLSLQINKENNIGGEDFELPRFSFSKRKIDENSYKSSNHYAKQIVKQVKESVVSRKVGQDITNTLKSNQVIGIQQNSNEPDYLPRKDQLLTREEVLGQLRIKRCPKTTSLKDSNPISSCSPRIRFIENKHKPNTTTDQNTKPKAYTLKEEQESSDKKLVSKCKKDANEKFSSRFKRLPKTSDINISSTSNSRANDIRSNTKSKRISNVLSIGTESSYLANKIPLKQVSETQDSKLCPQLSSCSRQRYKQEGTVTLSNQEPSTKVIEDKFNGATTLETNQPEFQYITEILNKHGTITTTKNVSFNKWFSSTHLLDPSIFHHLEQSTNDNIIIKNQLCHRWNRKLLFDLVDEVLIEILKPNGGEKRLYFLDGFCDQWTITELTERVLKRVVEFPCAKCEVLDDIDNLIEGEDMEKLIKVEDEEEREGLVMEIQGNILDTLVHETILIFQIMGTI is encoded by the exons ATGGGTAAGGAATGGTATGGAGTTAGAAAATCTTCCAAAAGAAGTGTTATAGTTGAAGGAAATGAAACTACACCATCACCACCTAGTGGTTGCATGTGTgctttttttcaattctttgattttcaTCCTTTTCACTTTCCTAACACAATAAATCATCAACAAGAAATCACATCTTCTTCTTGCATCTCTAAAGAACACACTCTCGGTGCTGGGTCTCGAACCAACTTTCTTCAGGTTGAAAAGAGAAACTCTCAACCAAGTGACTTCTCGGGAGAGAGGCTCTCAAAAGAACACACTACTACTACTAGTGTGTCAAAAG GTGCTGAAGCTCCTAGGAATAGCTTGAAATCTGAGGATAGCATAGTTTCAGCTTCTctttcaaaagaagaaaatttaaaaattcca aagaatatacaaatcaaaacaaaaaggaGCAATGGTGGAAATTTGACTGATTTGTCCTCAGAAATTAGCACTTCACCAGGAACAAAAACACCAACTTTGGTTGCAAGATTAATGGGTTTGGATCTTCTTCCAAATCCAAACTCACCCTCTTTTTCTTCACCTCTTTCAACACCAAATTCACAAGGGAAGAACAACATTATTCAACATCTTCACCAAGTTAGAACAAAGCAACAACAATTTCAAACCAAAGCAAGAAATAGCATTGATAGTAGTGAAATTACAAGAATGTCCTCATCTAGGAAAACAGAATTTGATCATCATAGACTCTCTCTTCAAATCAACAAAGAGAATAATATTGGTGGTGAGGATTTTGAGCTACCtagattttcattttcaaagagGAAAATTGATGAGAATAGTTACAAAAGTTCAAATCACTATGCTAAGCAAATTGTGAAACAAGTTAAGGAAAGTGTTGTGAGTAGAAAAGTTGGTCAAGACATTACCAACACTCTCAAAAGCAATCAG GTAATCGGTATTCAACAAAACTCCAACGAACCAGATTATTTACCAAGAAAAGATCAATTACTAACAAGAGAAGAAGTTTTAGGACAATTAAGAATCAAGAGATGTCCTAAAACAACATCATTGAAAGATTCAAATCCTATATCATCATGTTCACCAAGGATTAGATTCATTGAAAACAAACACAAGCCAAACACAACAACAgatcaaaatacaaaaccaaaGGCTTATACATTGAAAGAAGAGCAAGAATCAAGTGACAAGAAATTAGTGTCAAAATGTAAGAAAGATGCCAATGAAAAGTTTAGTTCAAGATTCAAAAGGCTTCCAAAGACATCAGATATAAACATTAGTTCAACATCAAATTCTAGAGCAAACGACATCAGAAGTAATACAAAAAGCAAGAGAATTTCAAATGTCCTCTCTATTGGGACAGAGTCTTCTTATCTGGCTAACAAAATTCCTCTCAAACAG GTATCTGAAACTCAAGACTCCAAACTCTGCCCACAGTTATCTAGTTGTTCGAGACAAAGGTACAAACAAGAAGGAACGGTCACACTCTCCAATCAAGAACCAAGCACCAAAGTAATAGAAGACAAATTTAACGGTGCCACAACCCTAGAAACTAACCAACCAGAATTTCAGTACATCACTGAAATCTTAAACAAACATGGcacaatcacaacaacaaaaaatgtgtcttttaacaaatggTTCTCTTCAACACACCTACTTGACCCATCAATCTTCCACCACCTTGAACAAAGTACTAATGataatattatcataaaaaaccAACTTTGTCACCGTTGGAATCGAaaattgttgtttgatttggtCGATGAGGTTTTAATCGAGATTTTGAAGCCAAATGGTGGCGAAAAAAGGTTATATTTTTTGGATGGGTTTTGCGACCAGTGGACAATTACAGAGCTAAcagagagagtgttgaaaagagttGTAGAGTTTCCGTGTGCGAAGTGTGAAGTTTTGGATGACATTGATAATTTGATTGAAGGAGAAGACATGGAGAAATTGATcaaggttgaagatgaagaagaaagagaaggaTTGGTGATGGAGATTCAAGGGAACATATTAGACACATTGGTGCAtgaaactattttgatatttcaaattatgggtacaatttag
- the LOC11427611 gene encoding uncharacterized protein isoform X2 — MGKEWYGVRKSSKRSVIVEGNETTPSPPSGCMCAFFQFFDFHPFHFPNTINHQQEITSSSCISKEHTLGAGSRTNFLQVEKRNSQPSDFSGERLSKEHTTTTSVSKGAEAPRNSLKSEDSIVSASLSKEENLKIPNIQIKTKRSNGGNLTDLSSEISTSPGTKTPTLVARLMGLDLLPNPNSPSFSSPLSTPNSQGKNNIIQHLHQVRTKQQQFQTKARNSIDSSEITRMSSSRKTEFDHHRLSLQINKENNIGGEDFELPRFSFSKRKIDENSYKSSNHYAKQIVKQVKESVVSRKVGQDITNTLKSNQVIGIQQNSNEPDYLPRKDQLLTREEVLGQLRIKRCPKTTSLKDSNPISSCSPRIRFIENKHKPNTTTDQNTKPKAYTLKEEQESSDKKLVSKCKKDANEKFSSRFKRLPKTSDINISSTSNSRANDIRSNTKSKRISNVLSIGTESSYLANKIPLKQSQVSETQDSKLCPQLSSCSRQRYKQEGTVTLSNQEPSTKVIEDKFNGATTLETNQPEFQYITEILNKHGTITTTKNVSFNKWFSSTHLLDPSIFHHLEQSTNDNIIIKNQLCHRWNRKLLFDLVDEVLIEILKPNGGEKRLYFLDGFCDQWTITELTERVLKRVVEFPCAKCEVLDDIDNLIEGEDMEKLIKVEDEEEREGLVMEIQGNILDTLVHETILIFQIMGTI; from the exons ATGGGTAAGGAATGGTATGGAGTTAGAAAATCTTCCAAAAGAAGTGTTATAGTTGAAGGAAATGAAACTACACCATCACCACCTAGTGGTTGCATGTGTgctttttttcaattctttgattttcaTCCTTTTCACTTTCCTAACACAATAAATCATCAACAAGAAATCACATCTTCTTCTTGCATCTCTAAAGAACACACTCTCGGTGCTGGGTCTCGAACCAACTTTCTTCAGGTTGAAAAGAGAAACTCTCAACCAAGTGACTTCTCGGGAGAGAGGCTCTCAAAAGAACACACTACTACTACTAGTGTGTCAAAAG GTGCTGAAGCTCCTAGGAATAGCTTGAAATCTGAGGATAGCATAGTTTCAGCTTCTctttcaaaagaagaaaatttaaaaattcca aatatacaaatcaaaacaaaaaggaGCAATGGTGGAAATTTGACTGATTTGTCCTCAGAAATTAGCACTTCACCAGGAACAAAAACACCAACTTTGGTTGCAAGATTAATGGGTTTGGATCTTCTTCCAAATCCAAACTCACCCTCTTTTTCTTCACCTCTTTCAACACCAAATTCACAAGGGAAGAACAACATTATTCAACATCTTCACCAAGTTAGAACAAAGCAACAACAATTTCAAACCAAAGCAAGAAATAGCATTGATAGTAGTGAAATTACAAGAATGTCCTCATCTAGGAAAACAGAATTTGATCATCATAGACTCTCTCTTCAAATCAACAAAGAGAATAATATTGGTGGTGAGGATTTTGAGCTACCtagattttcattttcaaagagGAAAATTGATGAGAATAGTTACAAAAGTTCAAATCACTATGCTAAGCAAATTGTGAAACAAGTTAAGGAAAGTGTTGTGAGTAGAAAAGTTGGTCAAGACATTACCAACACTCTCAAAAGCAATCAG GTAATCGGTATTCAACAAAACTCCAACGAACCAGATTATTTACCAAGAAAAGATCAATTACTAACAAGAGAAGAAGTTTTAGGACAATTAAGAATCAAGAGATGTCCTAAAACAACATCATTGAAAGATTCAAATCCTATATCATCATGTTCACCAAGGATTAGATTCATTGAAAACAAACACAAGCCAAACACAACAACAgatcaaaatacaaaaccaaaGGCTTATACATTGAAAGAAGAGCAAGAATCAAGTGACAAGAAATTAGTGTCAAAATGTAAGAAAGATGCCAATGAAAAGTTTAGTTCAAGATTCAAAAGGCTTCCAAAGACATCAGATATAAACATTAGTTCAACATCAAATTCTAGAGCAAACGACATCAGAAGTAATACAAAAAGCAAGAGAATTTCAAATGTCCTCTCTATTGGGACAGAGTCTTCTTATCTGGCTAACAAAATTCCTCTCAAACAG tCACAGGTATCTGAAACTCAAGACTCCAAACTCTGCCCACAGTTATCTAGTTGTTCGAGACAAAGGTACAAACAAGAAGGAACGGTCACACTCTCCAATCAAGAACCAAGCACCAAAGTAATAGAAGACAAATTTAACGGTGCCACAACCCTAGAAACTAACCAACCAGAATTTCAGTACATCACTGAAATCTTAAACAAACATGGcacaatcacaacaacaaaaaatgtgtcttttaacaaatggTTCTCTTCAACACACCTACTTGACCCATCAATCTTCCACCACCTTGAACAAAGTACTAATGataatattatcataaaaaaccAACTTTGTCACCGTTGGAATCGAaaattgttgtttgatttggtCGATGAGGTTTTAATCGAGATTTTGAAGCCAAATGGTGGCGAAAAAAGGTTATATTTTTTGGATGGGTTTTGCGACCAGTGGACAATTACAGAGCTAAcagagagagtgttgaaaagagttGTAGAGTTTCCGTGTGCGAAGTGTGAAGTTTTGGATGACATTGATAATTTGATTGAAGGAGAAGACATGGAGAAATTGATcaaggttgaagatgaagaagaaagagaaggaTTGGTGATGGAGATTCAAGGGAACATATTAGACACATTGGTGCAtgaaactattttgatatttcaaattatgggtacaatttag